The segment GCGGATGCAGCCTGGGTAGCGGGACTGGGCTCTGATGCACTGGCAGGGGTAGGATTTGTAACGCCACTGTTTCTGATACTGGTAGGACTGGGAAACGGACTTGGAGCAGGTGCAACCTCATCCATTGCAAAGTATATCGGACAACAGAAGAAAGAAAAGGCAGATAACGGTGGATTACATGTAATTATAATTACTATTATAATATCACTTCTTGTTACCGTGGCACTGCTATTGATATTAAAGCCCATACTGGCCATGATGGGAGCCGGAACAACGACAAGCTACGCATTGGACTACGGCTACCTGATGTTCGGCGGAACGATATTCTTCGTACTTCCAAATGCAATGTATGGAATCCTAAGAGCAGAAGGTGACGTAAACCGTACCATGCATGCAATGGCAATAAGCGGCGTATTAAACATCATAATAGATCCAATATTCATATACGTACTGAATCTCGGCGTAAAAGGAGCAGCCCTAGCCACACTCATATCATCAGGGCTGGTCATAATAATAATAGCATACTGGTTCTACATCAAAGAGGATACCTACGTCAAACCTACAATAGCAAACTATCAATTCAGCCGTGAGATAACATTCGACATACTAAAAGTTGGAATACCTGCAAGCCTTGAATTGTTAATGACGGCAATACTCACGGCGGTTCTATCCACAATACTTACAACCGTCGCATCAACCGATGCAGTGGCAGTCTACACTACAGGCTGGAGAGTGGTAAGTCTGGGTACCATGCCGATAATAGGAATATCCACCGCACTGGTATCCATCGTAGGAGCAAATTTCGGGGCAAAGCAGTTTGAAAACATTAAGCTGGCACATCATTACAGCATGAAGCTGGCATTTCTTATAGCGGTACTTACCGGAGTACTGATATATGTCTTTGCACCACAGATAGTGATGCTCTTTTCATACAGCACAAACAGTGCACACCTTGCAGATTCAATGGTGGGATTCTTAAGGGTGATGACATTCTACTACCTGTTCATGGCATTTGGTGCACCATCCACATTCCTCTTCCAGGGTGTGGGCAAGGGATTGACTGCAATGTTCCAGACAGTACAAAGAACCGTGATATTCAGTATCATATGCTCATACATATTCGCCATACCAATGGCCATGGGCGAACACGGAGTATGGTACGGTATTGTAGTAGGCCAGGCAATAGCCACCATCATTACATTCATCTGGTCAAAGGAATATGTGAAACGATTAATAAAACGTGGAACATAAATAAACCCTCCCCTTAATTTTACTTTTTTTGATGAGAATACACTACTTTTTAAGATATTCAGATTCATTTACCAAGTTCATCGATAGGACATGTTATCCGACAATCACCCCAAATAAAATGACAGTAAATAATTTTAATACCGCCATAAGATTATCAATTAGTTTTCCAAGAAAAATTAATAATAAAATTAATACCATAATATATATACAAGAACAAAAAAATTTTGTTCAACAATATTCAATAATAAAAATGGAAGTATAAAAAGAGGAAAGGCAAACTAAAAAAATTACTGCTTTTTACTACAATAATGGTACTGCTGGTAGGAGTAGCAACGGCAAGTGAGGTATTCACCGATGCAGATACACCCTCCAGCGATACACATGCAATGGTGGAAAAAGCAGTACAGGAAAAACCAACAGTATCACCAGGTGATACAGATACAGTAGAAAATATAAAACAAAAAACGGAGACAAATCAGACAAAAAACATAGAAAAAACCACGAGTAACAACCTAAAAAAGGATACAACGGTAGACTCATGAACTACACTTAACAGTACAATAACTGATGCAACACCAACACTCACCATAACACCATTCGAAGAACCAGTAACCACAGGCTCAACAATAACACTCAATGCAAAAGTAACAGTCAGTGACACACCAATCACAACGGGAAAAATAATTTTCAAAATCAACGGTAAAACATTGAAAGATGCTAACGGTAAGGTGATTTACGCTAAACTAGACTCCAACGGTGAAGTATCAGTTAATTACAACATTGGCAATCTTAAGGTTAATACCTACACTGTTAAAGCAGTATTTACCGATTCCCGATATGACAAAATAGAAAGTGACACTACTATGACTGTTGTAAAATGTTAAAACACCAGTCAAATAATTAAACAAAACCTCAATAAATAGGATGGAAGTATCACAATCTTCCATTTCTTTTAACTTTTTTTATCGAACTATTTTTACTCATTTTCATTAACTTTATTAGTAGATGAAATAGAAATATTATTTTAGTAATCACTTTACAAATAAGTATATAAAGAATTCAATAGATACAAATCATATTAAACTGAAACCGTGAATAAACGAATTGTAATTGCCCAAAAATTGCTAAAAACATAGTATCCGATAAAATAAAAACCATTATCTTGTTTGAATTTAGTTGCACGTAGTGAAGACACTGAACTATTAGACATAGACTGACTGATAGTTACAGACTAATGGGAAGAATTGGATGTTGAAATTTCAAAATTAGTTGGTAAAATAATGATTGAAGAAAACGAATTAATTTCAACCCATAACATGGACACCTACCATTTCAACACAACAAAATACTATTCCTTAATCTGCCACTTGAACAGATATAAGTTGCTTGAAGAAATCAGATATATTGATGAGTTACTCATCTATGTTGACTGTGAAATTAATTACCCAATACCGGGAGAATTTTAATCCTAAAAACTATGAAGGATTATTTGAATTTATCACGGTTTTCTATTGCTCCTCCACTTTTTGGCACTATTATTATTTAGTATGGAATTGTTGATTATTAACGTTCCTCTACTATAAATTGCTCCTCCATTTTCAGCATAGAATTTTATTAATGTGATATTATTTAATGTTAAAGTAATGTTTTCAGGTATCTTCATGAATTGATATGTGCCCGTCCATCAAGCGTATTGTTGTTACCGTTTATGATAATATTTTTGAGATCTGATTCTTCTAAGGTCATGCTTGTTGTTGCATTATAATCACCAGGCAGTAAGTTAATTTATAACTGGTAAATCCGTAGTTTGTGGCGTTTTCTATTGCCCGTACTAATTGATTATAACTTGTCATATTAACTTCCATATCACCATCCACTATGAATGTTATAGTGTTTGATTGTTGGTTACATGTTTTAAAATATGCGATTGTGTATTTTATATTTATTTAAATAATAATATTAATTATATACTAGAAATACCATGAATAATATAAACTAACATAGTTAATAATAAAATAATTAGAAGAATAATAAAATAAAATCATAATATGTTATACATAATAAATTATTGAATAAATACTTAAGGAGAAATTCAAATGGCAAAACCTATTGGTAATACTCCAACATTATACGGTAAAGATGCAACTAAATTTTTAAACGATACGAATAAACCCCTTACAAAAAAAGATAAAGAATTTAAAAAAAGATTTGATGAAGTGAGGAAAGTATCATTCTAATAATTACAAATCAAAATATAAGAAGAAAGTTTCAATTGGAATTTTTTCCATAATTTTTTTAGTTTCTTTTAATTTTTTCAATATCCCGTTCTAGAGGATTAAAATTATTATATTCTACATAAAATTTTAATGCTTAGCATAAGCCTCTACAAGTACATATCTTAAAGTACTCATTTTCATTAATTATATGTTGATAATCCTTTAAATCAGTACATTAATATATTAGTATAATTAGAACTTGCTTAAAAGAAGATTAAAAGGTGGGGTGGTTAAGTGTTTACTCTTTGCTGATTTTAATCATTTCACATAGAAGGGTATGGCCGGTGATGGTGCCGTATTTACCCTGTGACATGTCTTCGG is part of the Methanosphaera sp. BMS genome and harbors:
- a CDS encoding Ig-like domain-containing protein, whose translation is MTPFEEPVTTGSTITLNAKVTVSDTPITTGKIIFKINGKTLKDANGKVIYAKLDSNGEVSVNYNIGNLKVNTYTVKAVFTDSRYDKIESDTTMTVVKC
- a CDS encoding MATE family efflux transporter; protein product: MSVPLIISMLLVSIYNLADAAWVAGLGSDALAGVGFVTPLFLILVGLGNGLGAGATSSIAKYIGQQKKEKADNGGLHVIIITIIISLLVTVALLLILKPILAMMGAGTTTSYALDYGYLMFGGTIFFVLPNAMYGILRAEGDVNRTMHAMAISGVLNIIIDPIFIYVLNLGVKGAALATLISSGLVIIIIAYWFYIKEDTYVKPTIANYQFSREITFDILKVGIPASLELLMTAILTAVLSTILTTVASTDAVAVYTTGWRVVSLGTMPIIGISTALVSIVGANFGAKQFENIKLAHHYSMKLAFLIAVLTGVLIYVFAPQIVMLFSYSTNSAHLADSMVGFLRVMTFYYLFMAFGAPSTFLFQGVGKGLTAMFQTVQRTVIFSIICSYIFAIPMAMGEHGVWYGIVVGQAIATIITFIWSKEYVKRLIKRGT